In Phaseolus vulgaris cultivar G19833 chromosome 10, P. vulgaris v2.0, whole genome shotgun sequence, a single genomic region encodes these proteins:
- the LOC137819418 gene encoding 7-deoxyloganetic acid glucosyl transferase-like, whose translation MEKRSTAPPHLLALPFPAEGHIKPMFYLTKLLCHKGHRITFVNTQHIHNRLLQHTDLPSFNSDFPDFRFTFVADGVPHDLAPDDFSVTISPTSRSRVAEEFGEMLRGLVENPSEWGPPSCIIADGIMSTIAMDAAQEVGVPVIAFRTYSATATWVTIHVIKVLHEGLMDMQDPEDVHKVVSSIPGLENLLRDCDLPSVYKLKRGSLALEFFMKEYQTMTRASGLILNTFDELEAPTITKLTTVFPRVYTIGPLHTHLKNQVTQNPSLSLNVRTQDRSCITWLDHQRAKSVLYVSFGTVVKLSEEQLLEFWHGLVNSLKPFLWVIRKELMDGKAGFGNNVAKELELGTKERGLLVEWAPQEEVLAQPAVGGFLTHCGWNSTLECIGEGVPMLCVLFMVDQTINSRCVSEQWGIGVGIDGIFDRLIIEKMVKDVLENRIEGLRNSADQIAKQARDSIKQTGSSSRNIESMIKDILSMKEQNIQHKK comes from the exons ATGGAAAAACGGTCAACAGCACCACCCCACCTACTGGCCTTGCCCTTTCCAGCAGAAGGGCACATCAAACCCATGTTTTATCTGACAAAACTTCTTTGCCACAAAGGCCACAGAATCACCTTCGTCAACACCCAGCACATCCACAATCGCCTCCTTCAACACACAGACCTACCCTCCTTCAACTCCGATTTTCCCGATTTTCGGTTCACATTCGTCGCTGACGGCGTGCCTCACGACCTTGCTCCCGACGACTTTAGCGTCACAATATCTCCGACGAGTAGGTCCAGGGTCGCGGAGGAGTTCGGAGAGATGTTGAGAGGCCTTGTGGAGAATCCTTCGGAGTGGGGCCCACCCTCTTGCATCATTGCAGATGGGATCATGTCGACGATTGCCATGGACGCTGCTCAAGAGGTGGGGGTTCCGGTCATTGCTTTCCGAACCTACAGTGCCACTGCCACGTGGGTCACAATCCATGTAATCAAAGTTCTTCATGAGGGACTCATGGATATGCAGGATCCGG aagatgtacatAAGGTGGTATCAAGCATTCCAGGGTTAGAAAATTTACTGAGAGATTgtgatcttccaagtgtttaCAAACTGAAACGTGGAAGCCTTGCTCTTGAATTCTTCATGAAAGAATACCAAACCATGACGCGAGCTTCTGGTCTTATACTCAATACATTTGATGAGTTAGAAGCTCCCACCATCACCAAGCTCACCACTGTGTTTCCCAGAGTCTACACAATTGGCCCTCTTCACACTCACCTCAAGAACCAAGTCACACAAAACCCTTCACTGTCCCTTAATGTCCGAACACAAGATAGAAGCTGCATAACATGGCTTGACCATCAAAGGGCAAAGTCAGTTTTGTATGTGAGCTTTGGCACGGTGGTGAAGCTATCAGAGGAGCAGCTTTTGGAGTTTTGGCATGGTTTGGTGAATAGTTTGAAGCCTTTCTTGTGGGTTATTAGGAAGGAGTTGATGGATGGAAAAGCTGGTTTTGGTAACAATGTAGCTAAAGAGCTTGAGTTGGGAACTAAAGAGAGAGGGTTGTTGGTTGAATGGGCACCTCAAGAGGAGGTTTTGGCACAACCAGCTGTGGGTGGTTTCTTGACACATTGTGGTTGGAATTCAACACTGGAATGTATAGGTGAAGGTGTGCCTATGCTTTGTGTGCTTTTCATGGTGGATCAGACAATCAACAGTAGGTGTGTGAGTGAGCAATGGGGGATTGGAGTTGGTATAGATGGGATCTTTGATAGGTTGATTATTGAGAAGATGGTGAAGGATGTGTTGGAGAATCGGATCGAAGGGCTCAGAAACTCTGCGGATCAGATTGCAAAGCAAGCTCGTGATAGTATCAAACAAACTGGTTCTTCTTCTCGTAATATAGAGAGTATGATAAAGGACATCTTGTCAATGAAGGAACAAAATATTCAGCATAAGAAGTAG
- the LOC137819494 gene encoding 7-deoxyloganetic acid glucosyltransferase-like, with amino-acid sequence MEERSTAPLHLLALPFPAEGHIKPMFYLTKLLCHKGHRITFVNTQHIHNRLLQHTDLPSFHADFPDFRFTFVADGVPHDLAPNDFSVIVSPSSRSRVAEEFREMLRGLVENPPPWGPPSCIIADGMMSTIAMDAAQELGVPVIAFRTYSATATWVTIHVSKVLEEGVMDMQNPEDVHKVVSSIPGLENLLRDCDLPNVFKMKRGSSGLDFFMKETLTMTRASALILNTFDELEAPTITNLTTVFPRVYTIGPLHTHLKNQVTQNPSLSLNVRTQDRSCITWLDHQRAKSVLYVSFGTVVKLSEEQLLEFWHGLVNSLKPFLWVVRKDLMNGKGGFGDNVAEELELGTRERGLLVEWAPQEGVLAHPAVGGFLTHCGWNSTLECIGEGVPMLCWPFMVDQTVNGRCVSEQWGIGVGIDGNFDRLVIEKMVKDVLENRIEGLRNSVDEIAKHARDSVKQTGSSSRNIESMIKDMMTMKEQNIQHKK; translated from the exons ATGGAAGAACGCTCAACAGCACCACTCCACCTACTGGCCTTGCCATTTCCAGCAGAAGGGCACATCAAACCCATGTTTTATCTGACAAAACTTCTTTGCCACAAAGGCCACAGAATCACCTTCGTCAACACCCAGCACATCCACAATCGCCTCCTTCAACACACAGACCTACCCTCCTTCCACGCTGATTTTCCCGATTTTCGCTTCACATTCGTCGCCGACGGCGTGCCTCACGACCTTGCTCCCAACGACTTCAGCGTCATAGTGTCTCCGAGCAGTCGGTCCAGGGTGGCGGAGGAGTTCCGGGAGATGTTGAGGGGCCTTGTCGAGAATCCTCCGCCGTGGGGCCCGCCTTCTTGCATCATTGCGGACGGAATGATGTCGACGATTGCCATGGACGCCGCTCAAGAGTTGGGGGTTCCGGTCATTGCTTTCCGAACCTACAGTGCCACTGCCACGTGGGTCACAATCCACGTAAGCAAAGTTCTTGAGGAGGGAGTCATGGATATGCAGAATCCGG aagatgtacacaAGGTGGTATCAAGCATTCCAGGGCTAGAGAATCTACTGAGAGATTGTGATCTTCCAAATGTTTTCAAAATGAAACGTGGAAGCTCTGGTCTTGATTTCTTCATGAAAGAAACCCTAACCATGACAAGAGCTTCTGCTCTCATACTCAATACATTCGATGAGTTAGAAGCTCCCACCATCACTAACCTCACAACTGTGTTTCCCAGAGTCTACACAATTGGCCCTCTTCACACTCACCTCAAGAACCAAGTCACACAAAACCCTTCACTGTCCCTTAATGTCCGAACACAAGATAGAAGCTGCATAACATGGCTTGACCATCAAAGGGCAAAGTCAGTTTTGTATGTGAGCTTTGGCACTGTGGTGAAGCTCTCAGAGGAGCAGCTTTTGGAGTTTTGGCATGGTTTGGTGAATAGTTTGAAGCCTTTCTTGTGGGTTGTTAGGAAGGACTTGATGAATGGAAAAGGTGGTTTTGGTGACAATGTAGCTGAAGAGCTTGAGTTGGGAACTAGAGAGAGAGGGTTGTTGGTTGAATGGGCACCTCAAGAGGGGGTCTTGGCACACCCAGCTGTGGGTGGTTTCTTGACACATTGTGGTTGGAATTCAACACTGGAATGCATTGGTGAAGGTGTACCTATGCTTTGTTGGCCTTTCATGGTGGATCAGACGGTTAACGGGAGGTGTGTGAGTGAGCAATGGGGGATTGGAGTTGGCATAGATGGAAACTTTGATAGGTTGGTTATTGAGAAGATGGTGAAGGATGTGTTGGAGAATCGGATTGAAGGGCTCAGAAACTCTGTGGATGAGATTGCAAAGCATGCTCGTGATAGTGTCAAACAAACTGGTTCTTCTTCTCGTAATATAGAGAGTATGATCAAGGACATGATGACAATGAAGGAACAAAATATTCAGCATAAGAAATAG